GAATCGGCCAACACCACCCGGTAGCTGCGCAGCTGCGGGTCGAGTCGCGCGATTCGGTCCAGGTAGATCTCGAGCAGCGCGGGCGCGGTGATGGCCGTCGCGGCCAGCATCCGCGCCTGCTCGGCCGCTCCGGCGAAGGCCACGTCACCTAGGTCCACGTCGAGGGAGACTACTCACTCAACCGGCGCAGCGGACCGCTACCGTGGCGACATGCCCTGTGTGTTCTGCGCGATCGTCGCCGGCCAGGCCCCGGCCATCCGGATCTACGAAGACGACGACTACTTGGCGTTTCTCGACATCCGCCCCTTCACCCGCGGCCACACGTTGGTAGTGCCCAAGCAGCACTCGGTCGACCTGACCGACACGCCGGCGGAGACGCTGGCCGGCATGGCGGTGATCGGCCAGCGCATCGCGAAAGCGGCACGCGCAACCGAGTTGGCCGACGCCACCAACATCGGGATCAACGACGGCCAAGCCGCCTTTCAGACGGTCTTCCACATCCATCTGCATGTGCTGCCGCGGCGCAACGGCGACAAACTGTCGGTCGCCAAGGGCCTTCTACTACGCCGGGACCCGGACCGCGAGTCGACCGGCCGGATCCTGCGGGACGCTCTGGCGGAGATCGACGCCGCGGGCTGATACTGGGCGCATGGCACTCCCGCTAGAACAGACGCTGCTGCCCTACCTGCTCAAAATCCACGACACCGTCTACCAAAAGACGAACGGTTGGATCGGGCATCGCACGCTGGGCATTCCCAGCCTGCTGCTGCACACCATCGGCGCCAAGACCGGGCAGGCCCGGACGGCGTCGCTGACTTACGCTCGCGACGGCGACGACTACCTGATCGTCGCGTCCAAGGGCGGCGACCCGAAAGCGCCGGGCTGGTACCACAACCTGAAAGCCAACCCGAACGTCGAAATCAACGTCGGCCCGAAGCGTTTCCACGTGACCGCCCATCCGGTGCTGCCCAACGACCCGGACTACGAGCGGCTCTGGCAGATCGTGAACAAGAACAACAGCAATCGGTACGAGGCGTATCAGGCCAAGACGTCGCGGCCCATCCCGGTGGTGCGGCTCACGCCGGCGTAGTCCGCGGCGTGGACTAGAACAGTTCCTTGGCGAGCAGTTCGAGCGTCTTTTCACGCGCGGGCGCGGTCCGCGGGTCGGTGCCGCGATGCGCCGAGGCGACGGGATGGATCATGACCTCGTCGACGCTAAACCGCTCCGCTAGCGCGCGCACCTGGTCGGCGGCCTCGGCGGGTGATCCGACGACCGCTCGCCGCAGCCCGCCGTCGACGACCTGGCGCATCTGCGGCGTCAGCCTGGCGTCGTCGATGTCCTCGACAAGTTCGACTGGCCCCAACGGCTGACCGGTCCGCAGCCGGGCCATCATGTGCAGGTTCGGCAACATCAAAGCGGTTGCCTCGGTGCGGGTTTCGGCAACCGCGGCGTTGACGGTCAGGAAGGTCACCGGCTCGGCGGTCAGCTCGCTCGGGACGAACTGCGAGCGGTACAACTCCAGCGCCTCTTCGGTCCCCTGCCCGGAGAAGTGATGGGCGAACACGTACGGCAGACCTTTGGCGGCGGCCAACCGCGCCGAGTACATCGACGACCCGAGCAGCCACAACCTCGGCTCTCCGGCAGCGGCCGGGGTGGCCTTGAGGTTGTAGTCGCCGTCGCGCAACTGCACCTGCACACCCTTGGCGCTCATCATCGCGCGCACGTGGTCGAGGTAGTCCGGGAACTGATCGATATCGCGGTCGTCGCGGCCGGCGGC
This genomic stretch from Mycobacterium paraterrae harbors:
- a CDS encoding HIT family protein translates to MPCVFCAIVAGQAPAIRIYEDDDYLAFLDIRPFTRGHTLVVPKQHSVDLTDTPAETLAGMAVIGQRIAKAARATELADATNIGINDGQAAFQTVFHIHLHVLPRRNGDKLSVAKGLLLRRDPDRESTGRILRDALAEIDAAG
- a CDS encoding nitroreductase family deazaflavin-dependent oxidoreductase yields the protein MALPLEQTLLPYLLKIHDTVYQKTNGWIGHRTLGIPSLLLHTIGAKTGQARTASLTYARDGDDYLIVASKGGDPKAPGWYHNLKANPNVEINVGPKRFHVTAHPVLPNDPDYERLWQIVNKNNSNRYEAYQAKTSRPIPVVRLTPA
- a CDS encoding LLM class flavin-dependent oxidoreductase, which produces MRLSVLDLVPVRTDQTTADAVAATVGLAQTADRLGFTRYWVAEHHNMPSVGATSPPVLIAYLAAQTTHLRLGSGGVMLPNHAPLAVAEQFALLEAAAPGRIDLGIGRAPGSDPVTSVLLRGAAGRDDRDIDQFPDYLDHVRAMMSAKGVQVQLRDGDYNLKATPAAAGEPRLWLLGSSMYSARLAAAKGLPYVFAHHFSGQGTEEALELYRSQFVPSELTAEPVTFLTVNAAVAETRTEATALMLPNLHMMARLRTGQPLGPVELVEDIDDARLTPQMRQVVDGGLRRAVVGSPAEAADQVRALAERFSVDEVMIHPVASAHRGTDPRTAPAREKTLELLAKELF